The Chiroxiphia lanceolata isolate bChiLan1 chromosome 12, bChiLan1.pri, whole genome shotgun sequence genome window below encodes:
- the PGPEP1L gene encoding pyroglutamyl-peptidase 1-like protein: MDSNSSTVVVTGFGPFRQYLVNSSWEAVKELSKRGLGENIDLQVMQLPVVYQKAKEQVIKIWTTLQPLLTVHVGLASSTTVIILEQCGKNKGYQDRDACGFHPEGACCVLDGPEKIESTINMKTLWKNVSVEGIDIIFSRDAGRYICDYTYYTSLYYGNGRAAFIHVPPLSKSVTADFLGKALQTIILAMLEQCGVDHIGKKKEMIS, encoded by the exons ATGGATTCAAATTCCAGCACTGTGGTGGTAACTG GTTTTGGTCCCTTCAGACAATACCTGGTTAATTCCAGCTGGGAGGCAGTGAAg GAGCTGTCCAAGAGAGGCCTTGGTGAAAACATCGATCTCCAGGTCATGCAGCTGCCAGTGGTTTACCAAAAAGCAAAGGAGCAAGTCATTAAGATATGGACAACTCTTCAGCCACTG ctTACTGTTCACGTTGGGCTGGCTTCATCCACCACAGTCATCATCCTGGAGCAGTGTGGGAAGAACAAAGGCTACCAAGACAGGGATGCTTGTGGTTTTCACCCAGAAGGTGCCTGCTGCGTGCTAGATGGCCCAGAAAAGATTGAATCTACAATTAATATGAAGACTCTCTGGAAAAACGTTTCAGTGGAAGGGATTGATATCATCTTCTCCAGAGATGCGGGGAG GTACATCTGTGATTACACCTACTACACTTCTCTGTATTATGGCAATGGAAGAGCAGCTTTCATCCATGTGCCTCCATTATCCAAGTCAGTAACAGCAGACTTTCTAGGAAAAGCATTACAGACCATTATCTTAGCAATGTTAGAACAGTGTGGGGTGGAtcatataggaaaaaaaaaagagatgatttCTTAG